In Epilithonimonas zeae, the DNA window TCTATTTCTCTTCATCGAAGTATAAACGGTAATATTTCCCTTTATCATCCTGTCCGGTTTCTAATTTGTCTCGGTCGCCGTGGATGTAAATGTGGAAATTTTTATCGAGTTTGATGATGGATTTGAAATGTCTCTGCTGCTTTTTAACCGCCTGATTGTTAATAGGAAAATCTTCTGCAATCGCAATCTGCATATCCTGCTCATAGTCGGATTTGAAGTTAGAAAAACTTTCGATCACACTGTCATCTACCAAAACTTCTTTGACAAAATCATCGTATTTGAACTCTTCTTTATCTTTGAAGAAATTGATAGATTTATTCAAGAAGTCGGCTTGGTCAGCCTTAGAAACCTCAAATTCCTCAGGTAATTTTTGGGTAATGAAATCTTTGTAAACAGACAAAGTTTCCTGCGTGTAGAAGTACTCATTGTCGCGTTGTTTTACTTTTAGGAAATCCTCAAACCAATAATAGATGTCGCCGTTTTTGTTGTTATCTATCACTGATAAAACGTAGCCACTTTCTTTTTCGCTGTTATAAATCAAAGCCGCTTTATCAATTTTTGACAAACTGATTCCAAAATCTCTTTCGATTTCAAAAGATTCGTCCTGAGGATTGATTTTCAGAAAACCTTCTCTCTTTTCGGTTTTGAAAATCCCGATAGAATCCGTCTTCTCACTTTTGCCATCTGCAGACTCAAAAACTTCGCCTTCAAAGTAAACCAGGAACATCTCACCTGCCTGAACTCTCGGATTTTCAGCTGCTTCGTAAAGATGTTTGGCAATGTTTTCAGATTCCCACTGGAATTTGGATTTATCTTCAAAAATCTCCGACACAGCACTGTAAACAGGATTATTAACCAAATAAGAATCACTGTAAAACTGAAACTGCTCCTCAGATTTGAAAGCATTGATGAAATAATTTCCCAGCAATTCTTTCATCTCATCTTCCAACTGAAGCTCTTCCTGAGAAAGCGTTAAAGATTCTCCATTGATTTTATTCCCGACTCTGTGAACTGTAATTTTTGAAAACATTTTTTGTTGTTTAGGATTGCAAAGATAATTTATTCTCTTCTTTTCAACGAATGACAAATTATCTTTTCAAACACTTTCTAGTCCCTCTCAAATTTTTCTATCTTCAATTTCGAACTAAGCTCTTTAATATAAAAAGAAGCAATTGCCCGTGAAAATGTTGGCAAAAGTTCGCCATCATTAGACAAAACAATGATGGTGTAGCCTTCCTTCGGAAACCTCAAAATATCAGACAATCCCGGCCCGCCACTGTGACCGGCATACAAGACATTTTCTTTGCCGACAACCCAGCCAACTTTTGAAAAATCAGCATCTTTACCATCGATTTGGTCTGTTTTGTAAATATAATTTTCAGAAAAAGAATTTGGAAATTGGATCTCGTTGTCCAAACCGATGGCCCAGTTTGTCATATCATCAATCGATGCAAAATAGCCTCCTGCCGGATAAGTGTATTGAGGATACAGATATTTATAGGCCTTCATTTTTCCATTAAGGTCATAATAAGTAGTGATTTTTTCCGGGATGATATCGGTTCGCAAAAACTGACCATTCACTTTGTATTCCATATCGAAAGCACCATCATTCATTTTTAGAGGCATTGACACTTCATCCTTCAAAATCTGAACAAAAGGTTTGTTATAAATCTGTTCAAAAATATAAGACAACACCATAAAATCCGACTGCCCGTACTGCTGTTTGGAACCGGTCTTGAAAATCAGTGGCAGTTTTTTAACAGCCTCGACAATTTTTTCGGTGGGCAGATAGACATCACTTTCGTAATAATCCGCAATTCCACTGGAATGATTAATCAGGTTTACAATTTTAATAGCCATCCATTCTTTTGGACAATCTTTGATATATTTCGAAACAGAATCTTCCAGATTGATTTTCTTGTCATACATCGTTTTCAAAAGTAGCGTAGATGTCAGCAGTTTAGTGCAGGAAGCTATTTGGAAATTGGTGTGTTCCGTGACTTTATTTTTCCAGTCGAGATTTGCAAAACCGTAAACCGTTTTCTTAATGACTTTTCCATTTTTGACAACAGCCACAGCCATTCCCGGAATTTTCAAATTTTTCATCTGCTCGTTCACAAACTGGTCCACATTTTTGCTGATGGCACTCTCATTAGTTTGCCCGAAATGTAAAGCTGAATAAAGAAAGCCGAATGTCATCACGAGTATTTTTTTCATAATTATTATGATTTAATTTTTATCACTATTTAATTAGTTATTCAAAGATGAAACTTAAACCCAATTTTACAACTATATTTTTAGTTAAAATTATATTAAATTATTTTATGTTGATCTTCAAACCTTATCAATAGGGACAAAACACTCAACTATAAAATTATGATTGAATTCTATAAAATAATAACACATTATAAAAACACATCATCACAAATACCCAGAATATTTTATCTTTGATACAAACCTTGATCAAAATGACCTCATCCTCTCAAAAATATATGCTGTTCTTATTTTTATTAATGACATTCTCTCTGTCGAAAGCGCAAACCATAGAGGAAGAAGTAGCGAAAAAATCCTGCGAATGCATCCACAGCAAACTATCCCCGGAAGGAACCATCTCCCAAACAGAAACCAAAAGATGCATTTCCAAAAGTGGCGACGAAGTCCTGAAATCCAAAGATCCACAAGAAGTCAAAAAACTGACAAAAAATATGGAAGAAACTGTCGAAAGACTAAAAATTGTATATCAGTTGGTAGGAAAATGTATTCCAAAAACAGATTCCAAATAAAAATCCCTCAGCAAAAAGCTAAGGGATTTTTTTGGTTTATTGTTCAGTGCCCTTCAGATCCGTTCTGTAAGTTTCCGTTTTCAATTGTGAATTGGATTTCAATTTCCCTTTCACCGAAACATCAAAACCGTTTTTCTTGATGAAAACACTGGAGATATATTGGTATTCATACTTGGCATCGTCTTTATATTTCTTTAGAGCATCCGCCATCACTTTATTGAAGGTCTCAAGAGAAACCTGACCAAAATCAAAAAGTTCATCCTCCAATTTAAAGTCTTCTGCACCAATTCCAGAAACCTGAATGTCTTTTTTCTGCGGTTGGTGCCATCCGTCTACATTTCCAAGATATTGTATCTCTTCCACTCTCCTTTTGTCCACATTATCCTGATAAACAATCGTCAGATACAAATAATCTTTTTCACCAGCTCTTTGGATCATCCCTTCTTTTGACGGACGGAAAATGTTAAAGGAAACTTCATCCATCACTTTGGCTCCTGCGCCGGATTTCTTAACAATCTCATCGTACCATTTTTTCACTTCTTCCGGCTTAGAAAAAAACTGATAATCTATTTCTCCTGCCCCAACAGTTGCTTCCGTTGCAGAATTCACAGTTTCTTTTAATTTGTCACAAGAACTCAAGGTGGCAACAGCCATCATACAAACAAATAATTTTTTCATAATTTTTTGGTTTAGAATTAGTTGAAAATTATAAAAAAAATCAATACCGCAGATAATCTTCTTCAAAAAAATAAAAATCCCCAGGTATGTCACTCGGGGATTTATTTTAATTTTTCTTTACAAAAACCTGTTGTACAGTTTGAAGTTCAGTCTTGTTGAGATGAGATGTTTTCTCAAGCTTTGCTAAGAAAAAAGCAACCTCTTCTTTGGATGCAGGCGAACCGATATTTTCACATTTATCATCAAAAGAATCGGCCAAAATTTCACCTTTAGGATTTATCATCAGCCAAAAAGGAAGCCCTGCCGTTTCTCCTTTATATTTATTCATTAATTCCTGCCCACCGGGATTTTCTAAATTTTTCTTCTCGCCACGTTCCTGAACATCAATATAAGCCGTCACATAATTCTTATCAAAAAGTGGTTGTGTTGTCGGCAGATTCATATTCTTTTCCATCAGCTTGCACCAGCCACACCAGGAAGCGTGGAATATCAAAAGGACATTTTTATTCTCTGCTTTAGCTTGGCTTAAGGCTTTATTCAGGACTACATCTGCTTTTTCCTGAGCGAAATTCATTTGGATTACAAACAATGCGAAGAGCACCAGAATTTTTGAAATTTTCATTAATTAAATATTTAGTGTAAAACGAATGTAAGGATTATTTCTTTCGGAATAAAATTCATCAATTAGTGGCAAATAAAAAACCCAGCCGAGGCTGGGTAAAAACTAATAACCATGAAAACTCAAATTAAACATGAGAATCGCTTCAATTAGAAACAATAACCACGCCACGAAACTTTAAAGCTTTCATAATTAATGTTATAATTATGTTAAAATTCGAATTATCATTTTCCGCAAACTAAAAAATAACAAAAGTCCCCTTGCATACGCTAGGGGACTTTCTATATTGCGTGACTCGATGAGTCTTATTTTACCTCTTCAAAATCGGCGTCTTGAACATCTTCTGCTCCGTTTGCACTTCCTTGAGACTGTCCTGCATCAGCACCTTGAGCCTGTTGACCTTGTGCATACATTTCTTCAGATGCTGCCATCCAAGCTGCATCAAGAGCTTCGGTTTTGACTTTCACATCATCTCCGTTTTTAGCTTCGAAAGCGGTTTTCAATTCTGCGTGTGCAGTTTCGATTGCTGCTTTTTTGTCAGCAGACAATTTATCACCGAATTCTTTCAATTGCTTTTCAGTTTGGAAGATCAATCCATCAGCTTTGTTGAAGATTTCAACTTCTTCTTTTCTCTTGTTATCTGCTGCAGAATTTTCCTGAGCTTCTTTTTTCATTCTTTCGATTTCCTCATCAGAAAGACCAGAAGATGCCTGAATTTTGATAGACTGCTCTTTACCTGTTCCTTTATCTTTAGCAGAAACGCTCAAGATACCATTTGCATCGATATCGAAAGTTACTTCGATCTGAGGAACTCCTCTTTGTGCTGGTGGAATATCTGTTAAATCAAATCTACCAATCTCTTTGTTATCGTTGAACATAGGTCTCTCACCTTGTCCTACTCTGATACTTACTGCAGGCTGATTGTCAGACGCTGTAGAGAAAACCTCAGATTTTTTAGTTGGGATCGTAGTGTTCGCTTCAATTAATTTAGTAAAAACAGAACCCATAGTTTCGATACCTAAAGAAAGTGGCGTAACGTCTAACAAAAGAACGTCTGTAACATCTCCCGTTAAAACTCCACCTTGGATAGCTGCTCCGATAGCAACAACCTCATCCGGGTTAACACCTTTTGAAGGTTTTTTACCGAAGAATTTCTCAACTTCTTCCTGAATGAT includes these proteins:
- a CDS encoding nucleoid-associated protein, whose product is MFSKITVHRVGNKINGESLTLSQEELQLEDEMKELLGNYFINAFKSEEQFQFYSDSYLVNNPVYSAVSEIFEDKSKFQWESENIAKHLYEAAENPRVQAGEMFLVYFEGEVFESADGKSEKTDSIGIFKTEKREGFLKINPQDESFEIERDFGISLSKIDKAALIYNSEKESGYVLSVIDNNKNGDIYYWFEDFLKVKQRDNEYFYTQETLSVYKDFITQKLPEEFEVSKADQADFLNKSINFFKDKEEFKYDDFVKEVLVDDSVIESFSNFKSDYEQDMQIAIAEDFPINNQAVKKQQRHFKSIIKLDKNFHIYIHGDRDKLETGQDDKGKYYRLYFDEEK
- a CDS encoding serine hydrolase domain-containing protein, whose translation is MKKILVMTFGFLYSALHFGQTNESAISKNVDQFVNEQMKNLKIPGMAVAVVKNGKVIKKTVYGFANLDWKNKVTEHTNFQIASCTKLLTSTLLLKTMYDKKINLEDSVSKYIKDCPKEWMAIKIVNLINHSSGIADYYESDVYLPTEKIVEAVKKLPLIFKTGSKQQYGQSDFMVLSYIFEQIYNKPFVQILKDEVSMPLKMNDGAFDMEYKVNGQFLRTDIIPEKITTYYDLNGKMKAYKYLYPQYTYPAGGYFASIDDMTNWAIGLDNEIQFPNSFSENYIYKTDQIDGKDADFSKVGWVVGKENVLYAGHSGGPGLSDILRFPKEGYTIIVLSNDGELLPTFSRAIASFYIKELSSKLKIEKFERD
- a CDS encoding thioredoxin family protein: MKISKILVLFALFVIQMNFAQEKADVVLNKALSQAKAENKNVLLIFHASWCGWCKLMEKNMNLPTTQPLFDKNYVTAYIDVQERGEKKNLENPGGQELMNKYKGETAGLPFWLMINPKGEILADSFDDKCENIGSPASKEEVAFFLAKLEKTSHLNKTELQTVQQVFVKKN